A single region of the Branchiostoma lanceolatum isolate klBraLanc5 chromosome 1, klBraLanc5.hap2, whole genome shotgun sequence genome encodes:
- the LOC136429789 gene encoding armadillo repeat-containing protein 2-like, which produces MMSGRRRRKEEDKPFYAVPLTDKPTPSQIINEARQSVRTIRTNRPFTPREGERRLFGTDSGRPKEARPPSAFSLGSRHFDGSDSRPTSSTKLSPLDHKPKPVPDDALPLVPKPPAIDLARPLAGRSVARRMVKVGSQDNLADRDLRQAVLSDDVHVFGHWVKFPNPLGREEARCPPAPSPVEGDVPGRRVHSGPKERTPSSFYIERTEAEGAEAPPRVRSAGSARSRSRRTGDEEAGGDGRTGRESGYHSQPSSAERKETRSGSGGRRDDETPEEALFWNTSVLPILTDMENHSKDKKHRTLCDLCDRLYTTLDTASLLGRAAKRRSALLKTLYKLIDIDDPRVMLKLARLILVLKVSGKNLTNVCKLVFKISKEEKNDNLFLEANILGLLVSVVQTADPNQSCEALVYCCGALKFLSGNSAMMKELSAMNCTEALAKLLSSINSTNADSSRPNDQAGHLLVQVTAVLRNMADSSGNRDKFLTQGVVRELISVIGSYYGDSDLMLNCSRIHSKLTLSSDCCVVMSQDKACFKNYLRLLQKYQKKEDLVVRVLFILGNLSAKSEDARLALFHQHGCMETLLGVLSTFLDMDIKATSEDGKVVDGEGKTGPSKTEDVMIKLIRVIANMSIHPDVGAAIAENNKLVDLLLQILGNKSIARCEELVLNIVATINNLSYYPSKNSAIEQKQVQIAERMLSMLMADNMEGIVEASRVYGNLTRSAEVRDYLGRKKVDAIMVTLLDSGSREVVFTSCGVLINLMVDEKRRPTLKEEGGVKKLVDVLRDFGRTDWELASMVCQTLWNYSEKITSSIDCFGEEETNQLIELLLEFLDEDVVMSVPEASDWDREMKEYMQSVWKDRFCPVATQLLDRVDSHHTDLEPLEPPCNS; this is translated from the exons ATGATGAGCGGCCGACGACGCAGGAAAGAGGAGGACAAACCGTTCTACGCGGTTCCGCTCACCGACAAACCCACGCCGTCACAGATCATCAACGAAGCCCGACAGTCCGTCCGTACAATCCGTACCAACCGTCCGTTCACACCGCGGGAAGGAGAGAGAAGATTGTTTGGCACTGACAGCGGTCGACCCAAGGAGGCACGACCACCCTCTGCCTTCAG CCTTGGTTCTCGACACTTTGATGGAAGTGATTCCAGACCAACATCTTCAACTAAACTCTCACCTTTAGACCAC AAACCGAAGCCAGTTCCTGACGATGCCCTCCCGTTGGTCCCCAAGCCCCCAGCCATAGACTTGGCCAGGCCTCTGGCAGGCCGCTCTGTGGCTAGGCGCATGGTCAAGGTTGGGAGTCAGGATAACCTGGCTGACAGGGACCTGAGACAGGCCGTATTATCAGATG atgtacatgtatttggacacTGG GTAAAATTCCCCAACCCCCTGGGGAGAGAAGAGGCTCGCTGCCCCCCCGCCCCCTCTCCTGTTGAGGGGGATGTCCCAGGGAGACGTGTACACAGCGGACCCAAGGAGCGAACCCCCTCCTCGTTCTACATCGAGCGGACGGAGGCAGAAGGAGCTGAAGCTCCACCGCGGGTTCGCAGTGCCGGGAGCGCCAGAAGCAGGAG CAGGAGGACAGGAGATGAGGAGGCAGGAGGAGACGGGAGGACAGGCAGGGAGAGCGGGTACCACTCACAACCGTCCTCCGCGGAGAGGAAGGAGACAAGGTCAGGCAGCGGTGGTCGTCGTGACGATGAGACGCCGGAGGAAGCCCTGTTCTGGAACACGAGTGTCTTGCCGATTCTTACAGACATGGAGAACCACTCAAAAG ACAAGAAGCACCGTACGCTGTGCGACCTGTGTGACCGCCTGTACACAACGTTAGACACGGCCAGCCTGCTAGGTCGAGCAGCCAAGCGGCGCTCTGCACTTCTCAAGACTCTCTACAAACTCATCGACATCGACGACCCCAGGGTCATGCTGAAGCTGGCCAGACTCATCTTAGTG CTGAAGGTGTCTGGTAAGAATCTTACCAATGTCTGCAAGCTGGTCTTCAAGATtagcaaagaagaaaagaatgacAACCTGTTCTTAGAGGCCAACATCCTAG GTTTACTGGTGAGTGTTGTGCAGACGGCCGACCCTAACCAATCGTGCGAGGCGCTGGTGTACTGCTGCGGGGCGCTGAAGTTCCTGTCGGGGAACTCGGCGATGATGAAGGAGCTGAGCGCGATGAACTGTACCGAGGCCCTCGCCAAACTGCTGTCCAGCATTAACTCTACA AATGCAGATTCCTCCCGACCAAATGACCAGGCAGGACACTTGTTAGTACAG GTCACAGCGGTGCTGCGGAACATGGCGGACAGTTCCGGAAACCGCGACAAGTTCCTGACTCAGGGCGTGGTCAGGGAGCTCATCTCTGTGATTGGCTCGTACTATGGAGACAGCGACCTCATGCTCAACTGCTCCAGAATACACAG TAAACTGACCTTGAGTTCAGACTGCTGTGTGGTGATGTCACAAGACAAGGCCTGCTTCAAGAACTACCTCAGACTGCTTCAGAAGTACCAGAAGAAGGAG GACCTTGTAGTGCGAGTGTTGTTCATCCTGGGGAACCTGTCGGCGAAGTCGGAGGATGCGCGGCTGGCGCTGTTCCACCAACATGGCTGCATGGAGACACTACTGGGCGTGCTCAGTACCTTCCTGGACATGGACATAAAG GCTACAAGTGAAGATGGTAAGGTTGTGGATGGAGAGGGTAAAACTGGACCAAGTAAAACTGAAGATGTCATGATCAAG TTGATCAGAGTGATCGCTAACATGTCCATCCATCCTGACGTGGGCGCCGCCATCGCTGAGAACAACAAACTTGTTGACCTTCTGCTGCAGATATTAG GAAATAAAAGCATTGCCAGATGTGAGGAGCTGGTGTTGAATATCGTTGCCACCATCAACAACCTGTCGTACTACCCGTCCAAGAACAGCGCCATCGAGCAGAAACAAGTACAGATTGCTGAGA GAATGTTGAGCATGCTGATGGCAGACAACATGGAGGGAATCGTTGAGGCATCACGTGTGTATGGGAACCTCACAAGGTCAGCGGAGGTCAGGGACTACCTAGGCAGGAAGAAAG TGGACGCCATCATGGTGACCTTGCTGGACTCAGGCAGTCGGGAGGTCGTCTTCACGTCCTGTGGAGTTCTTATCAACCTGATGGTGGATGAGAAACGGAGACCGACACTTAAGGAAGAGGGCGGAGTAAAGAA gCTGGTTGATGTTCTGCGGGATTTCGGCCGTACGGACTGGGAACTGGCCTCCATGGTTTGCCAGACGTTGTGGAACTACAGTGAGAAGATCACTTCCTCCATCGACTGCTTCGGTGAGGAGGAGACCAACCAGCTGATCGAACTTCTACTGGAATTCCTCG ACGAGGATGTGGTGATGAGTGTACCGGAGGCATCAGACTGGGACAGGGAGATGAAGGAGTACATGCAGTCTGTGTGGAAGGACCGCTTCTGTCCTGTAGCCACCCAGCTGCTAGACAGGGTCGACTCGCATCACACCGACCTGGAACCTCTGGAGCCGCCTTGCAACAGCTGA
- the LOC136435231 gene encoding dehydrodolichyl diphosphate synthase complex subunit Dhdds-like, with amino-acid sequence MSWIREETPPDENTWSERFRKFCANVLKTGPIPKHVAFIMDGNRRFARKKGMDRAEGHLMGFEKLAETLKWCRDLGINEVTVYAFSIENFKRSKEEVESLMEIARQKFARLLQEKEAIMKHGVCIRVLGNLTLLPLDIQRSIAEAMVMSKDNDKAFLNVCFAYTSRHEISNAVEEMAEGVEKGLIRPSDVSESLLDHCLYTSHSPDPHLLVRTSGEVRLSDFLLWQSSFSVLSFMEVLWPEFSFWHLCAAVLHYQRNHQAIMRARDQHNQEQEQALRQADYDSVVAELQQEDPDKTDQSKWAGVPILVQKQETERDRRVQEFLQHLDRKRANFLDNLVQKNEIKVCS; translated from the exons ATGTCTTGGATACGAGAAGAGACGCCGCCAGACGAAAACACATGGAGCGAGCGGTTCCGTAAGTTCTGCGCCAACGTGCTGAAGACTGGTCCCATCCCCAAACACGTGGCGTTCATCATGGATGGGAACCGCAGGTTCGCTCGCAAGAAAGGCATGGATCGTGCTGAAGGACATCTCATGGGCTTCGAGAAACTGGCAGAG ACGTTAAAGTGGTGCAGAGACTTGGGCATCAACGAGGTGACCGTGTACGCCTTCAGCATCGAGAACTTCAAACGCTCCAAGGAGGAGGTGGAGTCCCTCATGGAGATCGCCAGGCAGAAGTTTGCAAgactgctacaagaaaa AGAGGCCATTATGAAGCATGGTGTGTGTATCCGTGTTCTGGGAAACCTGACACTGCTGCCACTGGACATCCAGCGCTCCATAGCAGAGGCCATGGTGATGTCAAAGGACAACGACAA AGCATTCCTGAATGTGTGTTTTGCATACACGTCCCGACATGAGATCAGTAATGCCGTGGAGGAGATGGCAGAAGGTGTGGAGAAGGGGCTCATCAGACCAAG TGATGTTTCGGAGTCGTTGCTTGACCACTGCCTGTACACCAGTCACTCCCCCGACCCTCACCTGCTGGTCAGGACATCCGGAGAGGTCCGACTCAGCGACTTCCTCTTGTGGCAG AGTTCGTTCTCAGTATTGTCGTTCATGGAGGTCCTGTGGCCGGAGTTCTCCTTCTGGCACCTGTGTGCTGCTGTTCTTCACTACCAGAGGAACCACCAGGCTATCATG AGAGCGCGGGACCAACACAACCAGGAGCAAGAACAGGCGCTACGACAGGCTGATTACGACAGCGTGGTCGCCGAGCTACAACAAGAAGACCCAGACAAAACAGACCAGTCAAAGTGGGCCGGTGTTCCAATACTTGTCCAGAAACAAGAGACAGAGAGGGACCGGAGAGTTCAAGAGTTCCTTCAACACTTAGACAGAAAACGTGCCAATTTCCTGGATAACCTAGTACAGAAAAATGAGATAAAAGTATGCAGTTGA